In Microvenator marinus, one genomic interval encodes:
- a CDS encoding ATP-binding protein: MKPSTNTNPERTSIIGRETELTLVEQLIKANSLVTIIGPPGVGKTRLVSELAHARLGPAETTKDPELVLAGELAVLDASDLDHNQLAELVDNALNARPTLKIITTASQPLELASEYVFALKPLSADAAAELFEQRASGLKTTAHLPELLAELDHLPREIELAASKTDLMTPAEILKSLDRRFEALESRRRGQAPDILRSSIQPLVSALDPATMHVLSQVTVFVNGFDLEAAHAVLHSEKRTPQILSELVRRSLLIKEVDTIGESRFYSLKSVQYYLSQTRPIPPETRENHAHHYAESSKPLLGSLNQTNGSRHAARLILERGNLEAAFDYSFDSQPGRAAQIAAALDAISRLEPERSLRRLNACLAKTEISLTARADILARIADHYIDSSDFGAAMDALERAWQLDPLDEQKAWIKLRMANAHRLRGEVMAAIEAHGVVRALAESNKLKRLNWAHEANAWVDLGDFEQARSCLRELQFIPESDDLRRESEIHRRLVYVHFYLGNRQEQRRHAELALKAAEEIGDLRLKAICLQGLADAELSAKNYEAAVHAYRAALETHRILGNRTFEAMLLGNLAGALHRLDERREARKHYQESLALHRSGGTKAWENVVLFALGTLEFEEENLGDARAHFTAALALATELGIESDAAGYLLSLSWVDLMEGRFASASKHAAEAAARFERLGTSDFGWKVVSLATVSVAEYLRGLPANLKGVIAEIEGRPEDSQTVMVTLLNEWMHQRPAVSNPFTVSSLHARMVYRLVQRLPTTRPDTTPPPRDAELVVGPDCEWFRCADESVDLRRRKSIKLILKHLVELHASKPGVGADAHALFDIGWPGQEIEPEDAARRVYWAIRTLRKNGLDELILTSDDGYLIDSKIRIEVGDEW, from the coding sequence ATGAAACCCTCCACCAACACCAACCCAGAACGCACCTCGATCATCGGGCGTGAGACCGAACTCACGCTGGTGGAGCAGCTCATCAAGGCCAACTCTCTGGTGACGATCATAGGACCGCCCGGTGTTGGCAAGACGCGCCTCGTTTCCGAGCTCGCCCACGCTCGGCTCGGCCCCGCTGAAACAACCAAGGACCCGGAACTCGTTCTCGCCGGTGAGCTCGCGGTACTCGACGCCTCGGATCTGGATCACAACCAGCTCGCGGAACTCGTGGACAACGCACTGAACGCTAGGCCCACGCTCAAAATCATCACCACCGCTTCTCAACCTCTCGAACTCGCCAGCGAATATGTCTTTGCGCTCAAACCTCTCTCTGCAGATGCGGCGGCAGAGCTGTTTGAGCAGCGCGCATCGGGTCTCAAGACCACCGCCCATCTTCCAGAGCTCCTGGCCGAGCTCGACCACCTTCCCCGCGAAATAGAACTCGCCGCGTCCAAGACCGACCTCATGACGCCCGCCGAGATTCTGAAGTCGCTGGATCGCCGGTTTGAGGCACTCGAGTCGCGCCGCCGTGGCCAAGCCCCAGACATCCTCCGCTCCAGTATTCAACCCCTCGTTTCGGCACTAGACCCCGCGACCATGCACGTTCTTAGTCAGGTCACGGTCTTCGTGAACGGCTTTGACCTCGAGGCGGCCCACGCCGTTCTCCATTCCGAAAAGCGCACGCCACAAATACTTTCTGAGCTCGTTCGGCGCTCGCTCTTGATCAAGGAAGTCGACACCATCGGTGAGTCACGATTCTACAGCCTGAAGTCGGTGCAGTACTACCTGAGCCAGACGCGCCCGATTCCGCCTGAGACGCGTGAAAACCACGCACATCATTATGCGGAGAGCAGCAAGCCGCTTCTCGGGTCGCTCAATCAGACCAACGGCTCACGCCATGCCGCTCGTCTGATACTCGAACGAGGTAATCTCGAGGCCGCTTTTGACTACAGCTTTGATTCCCAGCCGGGACGCGCGGCACAGATCGCCGCGGCGCTCGACGCGATTTCGCGACTTGAACCCGAACGCTCGCTGCGCCGCCTCAACGCATGCCTTGCCAAGACCGAGATATCGCTGACTGCGCGCGCGGACATCCTCGCCCGAATTGCAGATCACTATATCGATAGTTCGGATTTTGGCGCGGCAATGGATGCCCTGGAACGCGCCTGGCAACTAGACCCGCTCGATGAACAGAAGGCGTGGATCAAGCTCCGAATGGCCAATGCTCACAGGCTTCGCGGCGAGGTCATGGCCGCGATTGAGGCCCACGGGGTGGTGCGCGCGCTGGCCGAGTCCAATAAGCTCAAGCGTCTCAACTGGGCGCACGAAGCCAATGCGTGGGTGGATCTCGGTGATTTCGAGCAGGCTCGAAGCTGCCTGCGCGAACTCCAGTTCATTCCCGAGTCCGACGATCTGCGGCGTGAGTCCGAGATTCACCGAAGGCTCGTCTACGTGCATTTCTATCTCGGAAACCGGCAGGAACAACGGCGTCACGCCGAGCTCGCCCTGAAGGCTGCTGAGGAGATCGGCGATCTGCGTCTCAAGGCGATCTGCCTGCAGGGTTTGGCAGATGCAGAGCTTTCCGCCAAGAACTACGAGGCTGCTGTGCACGCCTACCGAGCCGCTCTCGAGACTCACAGAATCCTCGGTAACCGGACGTTTGAGGCCATGTTGCTAGGGAATCTAGCCGGCGCACTTCATCGTCTGGACGAGCGGCGCGAGGCGCGAAAACACTACCAGGAAAGCCTCGCGTTGCATCGTTCGGGCGGCACCAAGGCCTGGGAGAATGTGGTGCTCTTTGCGCTTGGCACGCTGGAATTCGAGGAAGAGAACCTCGGCGATGCAAGGGCGCACTTTACCGCTGCGCTTGCGCTGGCCACCGAACTTGGCATTGAGTCCGATGCCGCAGGATATCTGCTCTCGTTGAGTTGGGTGGACCTCATGGAGGGTCGTTTCGCCTCCGCGTCCAAGCATGCCGCCGAGGCCGCCGCGCGTTTCGAACGTCTAGGGACAAGCGATTTCGGCTGGAAGGTTGTCTCGTTGGCGACGGTCAGTGTGGCCGAGTATCTACGGGGGCTCCCGGCCAATTTGAAGGGTGTGATCGCTGAGATTGAAGGCCGCCCCGAAGACTCGCAGACCGTCATGGTCACGCTCCTCAACGAGTGGATGCATCAGCGCCCTGCGGTCTCAAATCCATTCACAGTCTCGTCTTTGCACGCGCGCATGGTCTATCGCCTCGTGCAGAGATTGCCCACAACCCGGCCCGACACTACACCGCCTCCGCGTGATGCCGAGCTTGTTGTAGGGCCGGATTGCGAATGGTTCAGGTGTGCAGATGAAAGCGTGGATCTTCGCCGTCGAAAGTCCATCAAACTCATTCTCAAACATCTTGTGGAATTGCATGCTTCCAAGCCAGGCGTTGGAGCTGATGCCCACGCGCTATTCGATATCGGCTGGCCGGGCCAAGAGATCGAGCCTGAGGACGCCGCCCGCCGCGTCTACTGGGCCATCCGAACGCTTAGAAAGAATGGTCTCGATGAGTTGATTTTAACGTCAGATGATGGTTACCTAATCGACTCAAAGATTAGGATTGAAGTCGGCGACGAATGGTAA
- a CDS encoding FG-GAP-like repeat-containing protein: protein MHKVKFLHVFAAMFVLSGCDHDTKATQETDQHALLKSGSEGAIEGLSISRVGDVKPFESWDILDSKVSATNLALGYTAEVLADGGLHFTHVGGETIYSAPPSEVVGQQNKWVSGKVDGRKFTLSGSHWDSHFSNNTDGVSISWTLKSPSERGAIQFGLSNDHSYIIDGSDLIVMRGTERVFTWKGLGAWDATGQTLDVKYVRVGERVFIEYNDQNAKYPIYIDPVATSPSWSTYPDPDKGASFFGTMVRGLGDVNGDGFTDVLVGQPRYFNDGPNGEDNSREGRIILYYGTSTGLSQTAAWSYESDIAFAQLGYLIAVLGDVDGDGFADVAVSSLKAVQGNANAGTVYIFRGQAGVGLQSPTEIQSPSPATNEFFGFRVRVGDYNCDGFRDIAVGSAFTNASSGRVWVYYGLNGTYLTPPQILNGPTGSNFGGALTSGPIRGTVVGVNTCDDLLVGAPSFDQPGFTNQGAVYLHDGGLTGLSAAPTQSFFGSMASATLGVATVRLGDIDNDGNLDFGFGAPGQNSNQGAVLVVKGTGTGLELVPIVVDGLPGSRFGTEIAGGDINGDGFADLIVSAPNFSNPETNEGAVIVHQYNGMSFDRVQTLEGNQSNGGYGLSIHSGFDLNGDSIDDLLIGARDYPSPNDPTRGGAAFAHYGVEDCFIDGAFVAAGDVSPTNACEVCDPSVSQTAYSPLSCDDGDQCTTDSCDTTLGCINAVVADNTPCDDGLFCTENEVCTAGACGGGTPLDCSGSPGECFEAGVCNEAADQCDPPAPSPAGDACGGAVCQTAGTCDGAGTCQGAAPVDCSNLDTACTVGQCNATTGACEAVNVTNGTSCDDGDACTNNDVCGGGVCGGSAIACDDGNPCTVESCDPVLGCVSVPAADGLACDDGNACTSADSCTAGVCGGSAVTCDDGNECTVDSCDAVLGCQAAPASAGTTCDDGLFCTVNNACDGAGACVGAPRDCSNAAATCFEGVACDETADLCVPANPSASGTACGGDVCVDAGTCDGNGVCSGESNVDCSNLDTDCEIGVCDGTSGACVAQPRPDGTVCDDADACTENNICESGVCGGDAVVCEDDDNECTAPSCDPAQGCVFEDLPFGSTCSESFCSADGTSVSAGICDGSGACTEDTTTLTSCAPYVCGVSAEGAACLSSCEADVDCAEGFVCSNAECVEPGEDMGDMGTPDMGETDMGDDMGETDMGTPDMAIDDMGADMAGPDIGPQAQGQLEGSGPACASTDARPDHALLMLLVLGIGLRVRRR, encoded by the coding sequence ATGCATAAAGTAAAGTTTCTGCACGTCTTCGCGGCCATGTTTGTATTGAGTGGTTGTGATCACGACACCAAGGCAACTCAGGAGACTGATCAACACGCCTTATTGAAATCAGGATCGGAGGGCGCCATTGAGGGACTGTCAATCTCACGCGTTGGAGACGTCAAACCGTTTGAATCTTGGGACATATTGGACAGCAAAGTTAGCGCAACCAACCTTGCGCTAGGCTATACTGCCGAGGTGCTTGCAGATGGAGGTCTTCACTTTACGCACGTGGGTGGGGAAACGATCTATTCTGCCCCTCCGTCAGAAGTTGTAGGACAACAAAACAAGTGGGTCTCCGGCAAGGTAGACGGTCGTAAGTTTACGCTTTCGGGGAGCCATTGGGACTCGCACTTCTCCAACAATACTGACGGAGTCTCAATTTCTTGGACTCTAAAGTCGCCCTCAGAGAGGGGAGCGATCCAGTTCGGGCTTTCAAACGATCACAGCTATATCATCGACGGATCCGACCTTATAGTGATGCGAGGCACCGAAAGGGTCTTCACATGGAAGGGTCTCGGGGCTTGGGATGCCACTGGGCAAACCCTAGATGTGAAATATGTGCGAGTCGGTGAGCGAGTGTTTATTGAGTACAATGACCAGAACGCAAAATATCCAATCTACATAGACCCAGTCGCCACCTCGCCCTCGTGGAGCACCTACCCAGATCCCGACAAGGGCGCGTCTTTCTTCGGCACGATGGTTCGTGGGCTTGGGGACGTAAACGGGGATGGCTTCACTGATGTGTTAGTGGGCCAACCACGCTACTTCAATGACGGACCGAACGGTGAAGACAATTCGCGTGAAGGTCGAATCATTCTGTACTATGGCACCTCGACTGGCCTAAGTCAGACAGCTGCATGGAGCTACGAGAGCGACATCGCTTTCGCTCAGCTTGGATATTTGATTGCGGTTCTTGGGGACGTGGATGGAGATGGCTTCGCTGACGTTGCGGTTTCGTCGCTAAAGGCAGTTCAAGGCAATGCCAATGCCGGAACGGTATACATCTTTCGAGGTCAGGCGGGTGTTGGATTACAATCCCCTACTGAGATTCAGTCACCATCGCCCGCAACCAATGAATTTTTTGGATTTAGGGTGAGAGTCGGAGACTACAATTGCGACGGGTTTAGGGATATTGCGGTCGGAAGCGCGTTTACCAATGCCAGTTCCGGACGTGTGTGGGTCTACTATGGACTCAACGGAACCTACCTCACCCCCCCTCAAATTCTCAATGGCCCAACGGGTTCTAACTTTGGCGGGGCATTAACCAGCGGTCCCATCCGCGGAACTGTTGTTGGAGTGAACACATGTGATGATCTTCTGGTGGGAGCACCGAGTTTCGACCAGCCTGGGTTCACAAATCAAGGGGCAGTCTACCTTCACGATGGGGGTTTAACTGGGCTCTCAGCCGCGCCAACACAATCCTTCTTTGGCAGTATGGCGTCAGCTACTCTGGGAGTCGCGACGGTGAGGCTCGGAGACATCGACAATGATGGGAATCTGGATTTTGGTTTTGGCGCACCTGGCCAGAATTCGAATCAAGGGGCAGTTTTGGTAGTCAAAGGCACAGGGACAGGGCTGGAACTCGTTCCTATCGTGGTAGACGGACTTCCCGGCTCGCGTTTCGGAACGGAAATTGCCGGTGGAGATATTAACGGAGATGGTTTCGCTGACCTTATCGTGTCGGCACCAAACTTCAGCAACCCTGAAACCAACGAAGGCGCCGTGATTGTTCACCAATATAACGGGATGAGCTTTGACCGTGTTCAAACATTGGAAGGCAACCAGTCGAACGGAGGATATGGATTGAGCATTCATAGTGGATTTGACCTTAATGGCGATTCGATCGACGACCTGCTGATCGGGGCACGTGATTATCCGTCCCCGAATGATCCGACACGCGGTGGAGCTGCCTTCGCCCATTACGGAGTTGAGGACTGCTTCATTGATGGAGCCTTTGTTGCTGCGGGTGATGTGAGCCCAACCAATGCGTGCGAGGTGTGTGATCCGAGTGTGTCTCAGACTGCCTACTCGCCGCTCTCTTGCGATGATGGCGATCAATGCACCACTGACTCATGTGACACCACGTTGGGCTGTATCAATGCAGTAGTGGCTGACAATACGCCTTGCGATGATGGGCTTTTCTGCACCGAGAATGAGGTTTGTACTGCGGGTGCATGTGGTGGTGGAACGCCGCTCGATTGCTCAGGATCGCCTGGTGAGTGTTTTGAGGCGGGCGTATGTAACGAGGCGGCGGACCAGTGTGATCCGCCGGCGCCTTCGCCGGCTGGTGATGCCTGTGGTGGGGCCGTTTGTCAGACCGCTGGAACGTGTGATGGCGCGGGTACCTGTCAGGGCGCAGCGCCCGTGGATTGTTCGAACCTCGATACCGCGTGTACCGTTGGGCAATGTAATGCGACCACGGGGGCCTGTGAGGCCGTCAATGTGACGAATGGTACGTCGTGTGATGACGGTGACGCCTGCACGAACAATGATGTGTGTGGCGGCGGCGTTTGTGGCGGTAGTGCCATTGCGTGCGATGATGGCAATCCTTGTACGGTAGAAAGCTGTGACCCTGTTTTGGGTTGCGTGAGCGTGCCTGCCGCGGACGGGCTCGCCTGTGATGACGGAAACGCCTGTACCTCGGCGGATTCGTGTACGGCGGGTGTGTGTGGTGGCTCGGCTGTGACGTGTGATGACGGCAACGAGTGTACTGTCGATTCGTGTGACGCTGTGCTTGGCTGTCAGGCAGCTCCTGCTTCGGCTGGAACTACCTGTGATGACGGCCTCTTCTGCACCGTAAACAACGCGTGCGACGGCGCGGGAGCTTGTGTGGGTGCGCCTCGCGATTGCTCGAATGCTGCGGCCACCTGTTTTGAAGGCGTGGCTTGTGATGAGACCGCAGACCTTTGCGTGCCGGCGAACCCAAGTGCGTCTGGCACGGCGTGTGGTGGCGATGTCTGTGTAGATGCCGGAACCTGCGACGGTAACGGTGTGTGTTCGGGCGAGTCGAACGTGGATTGTTCGAACCTGGATACAGATTGTGAGATCGGCGTATGTGATGGCACGAGCGGCGCCTGCGTGGCGCAACCAAGGCCAGACGGCACCGTATGCGATGACGCAGACGCGTGTACCGAGAACAATATCTGTGAGTCGGGCGTATGCGGCGGCGATGCCGTTGTATGTGAGGACGACGATAACGAGTGTACCGCTCCGTCGTGCGATCCGGCGCAAGGCTGTGTCTTTGAAGACCTGCCGTTTGGTTCAACTTGCTCCGAGTCGTTCTGTTCAGCTGATGGAACCTCTGTGAGCGCCGGCATCTGTGACGGGTCGGGCGCATGCACCGAGGACACCACCACGCTTACAAGCTGCGCACCGTATGTGTGTGGCGTGAGCGCCGAAGGTGCGGCATGTCTTAGCTCTTGCGAAGCAGACGTGGACTGTGCCGAAGGCTTCGTCTGCTCGAACGCTGAGTGTGTTGAGCCAGGTGAAGACATGGGCGATATGGGCACCCCAGATATGGGTGAGACCGACATGGGCGACGACATGGGTGAAACCGATATGGGTACGCCGGACATGGCGATCGACGATATGGGCGCTGATATGGCCGGCCCGGACATTGGTCCTCAAGCTCAAGGCCAGCTCGAGGGTTCAGGACCCGCCTGTGCGTCTACCGATGCTCGTCCAGATCACGCGCTTCTGATGCTTCTAGTTCTCGGAATCGGGCTCCGAGTTCGACGGCGATAA
- a CDS encoding asparagine synthase-related protein, protein MVRVFLVLGQDPPKHRALNQLAWQRLKGGWLGADGPCPWDISESRDSILIYNQAPSNSTMLYTRGPNTSFVTNYPPFLRVVGRDIPNRRFLDRWIEGTEVLARGIQQDFFKDVFRVPFGHTLRLSDRGARVVECVHYPQEQWVFEDALTRLKVLLYRSVLDGVERDSKHALALSSGLDSTLLGAILRDCAPKLHAFTMESRVPGADERHFTQESANLLGLPLLGFDIDQCPVLETSATMDRFWGPQAHPGEGHETEFFQFVADRGFKTIWTGVAADQLFHVDPSVVIRETITRPGWSASELLNPGRGWRGMLNRENPRIPFNSVAWDLAVRHQMRVQERTGVTLIQPFMEPDFVNFVLGLPNLFLASPSCDKLILREVGSRLIPQFNNFRRKHTDFGPSVQFRLNYERATRSKTFSPKEWRRTAAERWLGLFYGKR, encoded by the coding sequence ATGGTTCGTGTTTTTCTGGTCCTAGGGCAAGACCCTCCGAAGCATCGTGCACTCAACCAACTTGCGTGGCAACGGTTAAAGGGCGGCTGGCTGGGTGCTGATGGCCCATGCCCCTGGGACATCTCGGAATCTCGAGATTCTATCTTAATATACAATCAAGCGCCATCAAACTCGACCATGCTCTACACACGAGGTCCTAACACATCCTTTGTCACTAATTATCCTCCATTCTTGAGGGTCGTCGGTCGGGATATACCGAATCGCCGCTTCCTAGATCGTTGGATTGAAGGCACCGAAGTTCTGGCTCGAGGCATCCAACAGGACTTCTTCAAGGATGTGTTTCGGGTCCCCTTTGGTCACACTCTGAGACTCTCCGACCGCGGTGCCAGGGTCGTTGAATGTGTGCACTATCCGCAAGAGCAATGGGTGTTCGAAGATGCTCTTACCAGACTAAAGGTCCTCCTTTATAGGAGTGTGTTGGACGGGGTTGAGCGGGACTCCAAACACGCTTTGGCTTTGAGTTCCGGATTAGACTCAACACTCTTAGGAGCAATCTTGCGTGATTGTGCGCCTAAGCTCCACGCATTTACCATGGAATCACGTGTTCCAGGTGCCGACGAACGGCACTTCACCCAAGAGAGTGCCAACCTCCTCGGTCTACCACTTCTTGGGTTCGACATCGACCAATGCCCAGTATTGGAGACCTCCGCAACGATGGACCGGTTTTGGGGACCCCAAGCTCATCCGGGCGAGGGACACGAAACAGAGTTTTTCCAATTTGTTGCCGACCGCGGATTCAAAACGATTTGGACTGGTGTTGCCGCTGACCAACTCTTCCATGTCGACCCTTCGGTCGTCATACGGGAAACCATTACGCGTCCGGGATGGAGTGCTTCGGAACTCTTGAACCCCGGTCGAGGCTGGAGGGGAATGCTTAATCGTGAAAACCCCAGGATTCCCTTTAATAGTGTGGCTTGGGATCTCGCTGTTCGTCATCAGATGCGAGTGCAGGAACGAACCGGGGTGACGCTTATTCAGCCATTCATGGAGCCAGATTTCGTCAACTTCGTACTTGGACTTCCGAATCTCTTCCTCGCGTCACCGAGTTGTGATAAACTCATCCTAAGAGAAGTGGGTTCCAGATTGATCCCACAGTTCAACAACTTTCGTCGGAAGCACACCGATTTTGGACCTTCTGTTCAGTTTCGTTTGAATTATGAAAGAGCGACACGCTCCAAGACGTTTTCCCCCAAAGAGTGGCGTCGAACCGCCGCCGAGCGATGGCTGGGTTTGTTTTATGGAAAAAGATAA
- a CDS encoding PqqD family protein: MLSKHTVIEWFDERVVLLNAQNGRVFELNPTAALMWDKLQTNPSLAAEFLVKNGYSHDEAVGLIGEFVDHLLDAGLVEK, encoded by the coding sequence GTGCTTTCCAAACACACGGTCATTGAGTGGTTCGATGAACGAGTCGTCTTGTTGAATGCGCAGAATGGCAGAGTTTTTGAACTAAACCCAACTGCGGCATTGATGTGGGATAAGCTTCAGACAAATCCTAGCCTTGCCGCGGAGTTTTTGGTCAAGAACGGGTACTCGCACGACGAAGCCGTTGGTCTGATCGGAGAGTTCGTAGACCATCTTTTAGATGCTGGGCTTGTCGAGAAATGA
- a CDS encoding lasso peptide biosynthesis protein: MQVGVGLLLVSATVLNRYGPGELLRLEPADIGTGRLDAESLAKVVSRVADSIKVLNCLPRAIVLREILRQNGVVAEVVISATYLQTFQGHAWVRTPHGNFFNEEGLQPWIKLPLCNEADTHEA; encoded by the coding sequence ATGCAGGTAGGAGTTGGTCTCTTGTTGGTCAGCGCCACCGTCCTCAATCGTTACGGCCCAGGAGAGCTTCTTCGATTAGAGCCAGCCGATATCGGCACGGGACGACTCGATGCAGAGAGTCTGGCTAAGGTTGTGAGTAGGGTCGCTGATTCAATCAAAGTTCTAAACTGCCTTCCTCGTGCCATCGTGCTCCGAGAAATTCTGCGACAGAATGGAGTTGTTGCTGAAGTGGTCATAAGCGCAACCTACCTCCAAACTTTCCAAGGCCATGCTTGGGTCCGAACGCCCCACGGCAACTTTTTCAATGAAGAAGGACTACAACCATGGATCAAACTCCCCCTTTGCAATGAGGCCGACACTCATGAAGCATAG
- a CDS encoding nucleotidyltransferase family protein — MKHSELSESMRWQAWRMAQLHVLQALKAGPADWLHLKGLGLAQQVYPNPFERKSGDVDILVDRRELPNWIQWLERNGFENQSPSTRPLTMNQVLFVHRATGVPLDLHWRIAYPHLPAPEFPELWRTRTEIEINGTPVNVLNAGWGGFHLVVHSHQHLFEPRILRDLQHWITHFDNEQEILELAAAMGWSRVANTCFEIIRLIDGRPSLGGQLPTSSSLERALAEVILEEWESGQVFQDLSTQSGIYQILSVLLLDHNPLRRTLRYSLVGSHRVGTTIDRLRVALGRDPWEV, encoded by the coding sequence ATGAAGCATAGCGAATTGTCGGAATCGATGCGTTGGCAAGCGTGGAGAATGGCTCAACTCCACGTTCTCCAGGCCTTGAAAGCAGGACCGGCCGATTGGCTTCATCTCAAGGGGTTGGGACTCGCTCAACAGGTGTACCCAAATCCATTCGAACGCAAATCAGGAGATGTAGATATACTTGTGGATAGGCGTGAGTTGCCGAATTGGATTCAATGGCTTGAAAGGAACGGCTTTGAAAACCAGAGCCCGTCCACGCGCCCACTCACCATGAATCAGGTACTCTTTGTGCATCGCGCTACTGGGGTTCCATTAGATTTGCACTGGAGGATCGCCTATCCGCACCTACCAGCCCCCGAGTTTCCGGAGCTTTGGAGGACGCGCACGGAGATCGAGATCAACGGCACCCCGGTCAATGTCCTGAATGCGGGCTGGGGAGGTTTTCACCTCGTCGTGCATTCGCATCAACATCTATTTGAGCCACGTATTCTCAGAGATCTGCAGCACTGGATCACTCACTTCGATAATGAGCAAGAGATCCTAGAACTCGCTGCTGCTATGGGATGGAGCCGCGTTGCCAACACTTGTTTTGAAATCATTCGGCTAATCGATGGGAGACCATCTCTTGGGGGCCAGCTCCCAACATCCAGCTCGCTTGAGCGAGCACTGGCCGAGGTGATCCTTGAAGAATGGGAATCTGGGCAGGTCTTTCAAGATCTCTCCACCCAATCAGGCATCTACCAAATTCTTTCTGTACTCCTTCTCGACCACAACCCGCTACGACGCACACTGCGCTATAGCCTCGTTGGGTCGCACCGCGTGGGCACCACCATCGATCGCCTCCGCGTGGCACTTGGTAGAGACCCATGGGAGGTTTGA
- the rpsL gene encoding 30S ribosomal protein S12 — MPTINQLVRKSRVKAKEKTDAPALKNCPQRRGVCTRVYTTTPKKPNSALRKVARVRLTNGMEVTSYIPGEGHNLQEHSVVLIRGGRVKDLPGVRYHIIRGTHDAIGVAKRRQGRSKYGAKRPK, encoded by the coding sequence ATGCCTACGATTAATCAGCTCGTCCGCAAGTCGCGGGTAAAAGCGAAAGAAAAGACTGACGCTCCAGCGTTGAAAAACTGCCCACAGCGTCGTGGTGTTTGCACTCGCGTGTACACAACCACTCCTAAGAAGCCGAACTCCGCGCTTCGTAAGGTGGCTCGTGTTCGCCTGACCAACGGAATGGAGGTGACAAGCTACATTCCAGGTGAGGGGCATAACCTCCAGGAACACAGTGTGGTTCTCATTCGTGGTGGTCGTGTTAAAGACCTTCCAGGTGTGCGCTACCACATCATTCGCGGAACCCACGATGCGATCGGTGTCGCTAAGCGTCGCCAAGGTCGAAGCAAGTACGGCGCTAAGCGTCCCAAATAA
- the rpsG gene encoding 30S ribosomal protein S7: MPRRREVVKRPIIPDPKFHDKLVTQFVNVMMRDGKKSTAETIMYDTLDILEERTGEDPIKVFKKAVDNCKPAVEVRSRRVGGSTYQVPVEVRQDRRTALSLRWLIQFARARSEKTMVERLAGELLDATNNRGNAIRKKDEVHRMADANKAFAHYRW, translated from the coding sequence ATGCCAAGACGTAGAGAAGTTGTTAAGCGCCCGATCATCCCTGATCCAAAGTTTCACGACAAACTTGTGACCCAGTTCGTGAACGTCATGATGCGCGATGGAAAGAAGTCCACCGCTGAAACCATCATGTACGATACCCTCGACATCCTCGAGGAGCGCACTGGTGAAGACCCGATCAAGGTGTTCAAGAAAGCTGTCGATAACTGCAAGCCAGCTGTCGAAGTTCGTTCACGCCGTGTCGGTGGTTCCACCTACCAGGTGCCTGTCGAAGTGCGTCAAGATCGTCGCACTGCGCTCTCCCTGCGTTGGTTGATCCAGTTCGCTCGTGCGCGCTCGGAGAAGACCATGGTTGAGCGCCTCGCCGGTGAATTGCTCGACGCAACGAACAACCGCGGCAACGCCATCCGTAAGAAGGACGAAGTCCACCGCATGGCTGACGCGAACAAAGCGTTCGCTCACTACCGCTGGTAG